A single genomic interval of Electrophorus electricus isolate fEleEle1 chromosome 4, fEleEle1.pri, whole genome shotgun sequence harbors:
- the LOC113577282 gene encoding LOW QUALITY PROTEIN: THAP domain-containing protein 2-like (The sequence of the model RefSeq protein was modified relative to this genomic sequence to represent the inferred CDS: substituted 1 base at 1 genomic stop codon) — protein sequence MPGSCAAWGFTNHHRIQTRSWGITRKRQWEVVLRRESFTTGDSSALYSKHFKLEAFDRVSQTIRIXNGVKLSVFSFLTHLQRIRIWITQSSGLFYALPASSTGLKARLSEALTRVENLEQKIRNAKDQERRAKNIVRGLLEDLRGKNLWAVIAGHPWAMVAQWLRCLTCNQEVTSPITVIFPLLHP from the exons atgcctGGATCATGTGCAGCTTGGGGTTTTACAAACCATCATAGAATTCAAACCAGATCTTGGGGAATCACAAG AAAAAGGCAGTGGGAAGTAGTTTTAAGAAGGGAAAGTTTTACCACTGGTGACTCCTCTGCACTTTACAGCAAGCACTTCAAGCTGGAGGCTTTTGATAGGGTAAGTCAGACTATCAGGATTTAAAATGGAGTTAAACTTTCTGTGTTCAGTTTCCTTACTCATCTGCAAAGAATAAGGATTTG GATAACACAATCCTCAG GACTATTCTATGCATTGCCTGCATCATCCACTGGTCTAAAGGCCAGACTCAGTGAAGCCTTGACTAGAGTAGAGAATCTGGAGCAGAAGATCAGGAATGCAAAGGACCAAGAAAGGAGAGCAAAGAACATAGTACGTGGTCTTCTGGAGGATCTGAGGGGGAAGAACCTCTGGGCAGTGATAGCTGGGCACCCCTGGGCaatggtagctcaatggttaaggtgcttgacttgcaACCAGGAGGTTACAAGCCCCATCACTGTCATCTTTCCACTGTTGcacccctaa